The Nitrospinaceae bacterium genome includes a window with the following:
- a CDS encoding metal-dependent hydrolase, producing the protein MGATLTYHGQSTFYVETGGGLRIYIDPWLEKNPVCPAELKTPRKVDLICLTHGHWDHTSDVFPVFDTNPCPIAGHMDLIRTLGRHHDIGDFARPMGKGRTSKFEGVKLSLTNAFHGSSYGPNGEYAGEPCGLILTFEDGKRIYHAGDTCLFGDMKLIGELYEPDLCFLPIGDRATMGPEHAAIAVEFLGAKRVVPIHHSSLPALPGKPEDFVSEVARRCPETEVIVMKPGEEISV; encoded by the coding sequence ATGGGCGCTACCCTAACTTATCATGGACAATCTACTTTTTACGTAGAAACTGGCGGAGGTCTGCGAATCTATATCGACCCCTGGCTAGAGAAAAACCCCGTTTGCCCCGCCGAACTGAAAACACCTCGCAAGGTCGACCTCATTTGTCTCACCCATGGCCATTGGGACCACACAAGTGACGTCTTCCCGGTATTCGACACTAATCCTTGCCCTATTGCCGGGCATATGGACCTGATCCGCACCCTGGGGCGCCATCACGACATCGGCGACTTCGCCCGCCCGATGGGAAAGGGACGCACATCGAAATTTGAAGGCGTCAAACTCTCCCTCACCAACGCTTTTCACGGCTCAAGCTATGGCCCAAACGGCGAATATGCGGGCGAGCCCTGCGGCCTCATACTCACTTTTGAGGACGGCAAGCGAATCTACCACGCGGGCGACACATGCCTGTTCGGCGATATGAAGCTCATCGGCGAACTCTATGAACCCGATTTATGCTTTCTTCCCATCGGCGACCGCGCCACCATGGGGCCAGAGCACGCCGCCATCGCCGTCGAATTTCTCGGTGCCAAACGAGTTGTTCCCATCCATCACTCGAGCCTGCCGGCTCTTCCCGGCAAACCCGAGGATTTCGTCTCCGAGGTCGCTAGAAGATGCCCCGAGACTGAAGTAATCGTCATGAAGCCCGGCGAGGAGATCTCGGTCTAG
- a CDS encoding alpha-ketoacid dehydrogenase subunit beta, translating into MREITYVDALNEALHEEMQHDKKVIVLGEDVELAYVFGATKGLKDKFGGDRVRDTPISELGFVGAAVGAAMVGYRPVVEIMFMDFIMLAMDPLVNQAAKLRYMLGGQLSIPLVVRTPGGGGVQYGPTHSQVLEAWFMQVPGLKVACPSDPADAKGLLKAAIRDENPVFFCEHKMLYKRKGPVPDGEHIVPFGVAAVKREGTDITLIGVGYQVQICLEAAELLAAEGISAEVVDPRTVAPLDTATLAESVRKTNRCVVVEEGHLRSGVGAEISAVLQEEAFDYLDAPVGRVAALNAPIPFEPALEDYVLPNAGNVVEAAKKALGVIA; encoded by the coding sequence ATGCGAGAAATAACATATGTGGACGCGCTGAACGAGGCGCTTCACGAGGAGATGCAGCACGATAAGAAAGTGATTGTTCTTGGCGAGGATGTCGAACTCGCTTATGTTTTTGGTGCTACCAAGGGGCTTAAAGATAAGTTTGGGGGCGACCGTGTTCGCGACACTCCAATTAGTGAGCTCGGCTTTGTTGGCGCTGCCGTAGGTGCGGCGATGGTGGGTTATCGGCCCGTGGTCGAGATCATGTTTATGGATTTTATCATGCTGGCCATGGATCCACTGGTGAATCAGGCGGCCAAGCTACGCTACATGCTGGGTGGTCAGTTGAGCATCCCCCTTGTCGTGAGAACGCCGGGCGGAGGCGGGGTGCAGTACGGCCCGACGCACAGTCAGGTGCTTGAGGCCTGGTTCATGCAGGTGCCCGGTCTGAAAGTGGCCTGCCCCAGTGATCCGGCTGACGCCAAGGGCCTGCTCAAGGCGGCCATACGGGATGAGAATCCGGTTTTCTTCTGCGAGCACAAGATGCTTTACAAAAGAAAGGGTCCTGTGCCGGACGGTGAGCATATCGTTCCCTTTGGCGTGGCGGCCGTGAAGCGCGAGGGGACTGACATTACTCTCATCGGTGTTGGCTACCAGGTGCAAATTTGCCTTGAGGCGGCCGAGTTGCTAGCTGCCGAGGGTATCAGTGCCGAGGTAGTGGACCCCCGGACGGTGGCGCCTCTCGACACAGCGACGCTTGCCGAATCTGTCCGCAAGACGAATCGCTGTGTGGTCGTCGAGGAGGGGCATTTGAGGAGTGGTGTTGGCGCAGAAATTTCTGCCGTCCTCCAGGAAGAGGCTTTCGATTATCTCGATGCCCCGGTTGGCCGGGTCGCTGCGCTGAATGCTCCGATTCCGTTCGAGCCTGCACTGGAGGATTATGTTCTGCCCAATGCGGGCAATGTTGTTGAGGCTGCAAAGAAAGCCCTCGGCGTCATCGCCTAA
- a CDS encoding thiamine pyrophosphate-dependent dehydrogenase E1 component subunit alpha, whose protein sequence is MYRDMLRIRRFEEKADELFMAGLVKGAVHVSIGQEACSVGACSVLNKDDAILTTHRGHGHSIAKGTRLNEMMAELLGRSTGLCRAKGGSMHIADVSMGHYGAHSIVGANMPMAAGIGLAYQLEKKKQVAVVFFGDGASNQGSFHESMNLCAIWKLPVVFFCENNGYAVSFGAGRSTAVEDISTRAQGYNAPGVTVDGMDVVAIQEATREAVERAREGGGPSLIEAKTYRFFGHSRGDPHFGPYRSEAEVKKWRKRDPLILAEKLLKMTKAEKDAHRGNVDAEMEEATRFAENSPMATLESALEDVYA, encoded by the coding sequence GGCGGATGAGTTGTTCATGGCGGGTCTGGTGAAGGGGGCTGTCCATGTGAGTATCGGCCAGGAGGCCTGCTCTGTGGGCGCATGCAGTGTCTTGAACAAGGACGACGCGATACTGACCACCCATCGTGGCCACGGGCATTCGATCGCCAAGGGAACCAGGCTCAATGAGATGATGGCTGAGCTTCTTGGCCGCTCGACGGGCCTTTGTCGTGCCAAGGGTGGCTCGATGCACATCGCCGATGTCTCGATGGGCCATTACGGGGCGCACTCCATTGTGGGGGCGAACATGCCCATGGCCGCCGGAATTGGGCTTGCCTATCAGCTGGAGAAAAAAAAGCAGGTTGCCGTTGTGTTCTTCGGTGACGGGGCCTCCAATCAGGGAAGTTTCCATGAATCGATGAACCTTTGTGCAATTTGGAAGCTGCCCGTTGTATTTTTCTGTGAGAACAACGGATACGCTGTAAGCTTCGGCGCCGGTCGCTCAACAGCGGTCGAGGATATTTCTACTCGCGCCCAGGGCTACAATGCTCCTGGCGTCACGGTGGACGGCATGGATGTCGTCGCGATTCAAGAGGCGACGAGGGAAGCCGTTGAGCGTGCACGTGAGGGGGGCGGCCCCTCTCTTATCGAGGCTAAAACCTACCGATTTTTTGGACACTCCAGAGGCGACCCCCATTTTGGCCCCTACCGGTCAGAAGCTGAGGTGAAAAAATGGAGAAAGCGCGATCCGCTAATTTTGGCGGAAAAGCTTCTGAAAATGACGAAAGCTGAGAAGGACGCTCATAGAGGGAATGTGGATGCCGAGATGGAAGAGGCAACCCGGTTCGCCGAAAATTCACCGATGGCCACCCTCGAGTCGGCCCTCGAAGACGTCTACGCTTGA